From Streptomyces sp. HUAS MG91, the proteins below share one genomic window:
- a CDS encoding DUF6411 family protein produces the protein MIIVAVVAVCAVLLVLAFVLPRFSRRPQRGTQRTLGAGARAGGKAPGLLGRILQKPFSSSSRAVGRSGSAGRRARGHMPF, from the coding sequence ATGATCATCGTTGCCGTCGTGGCTGTCTGTGCCGTCCTCTTGGTGCTGGCGTTCGTACTGCCGCGATTCTCCCGTCGCCCGCAGCGAGGCACCCAGCGCACCCTGGGGGCCGGCGCTCGCGCAGGCGGCAAGGCTCCGGGCCTGCTGGGGCGCATACTGCAGAAGCCGTTCTCCAGCAGTTCGCGTGCGGTGGGCCGCAGCGGCTCGGCCGGTCGCCGCGCTCGCGGGCACATGCCCTTCTGA
- a CDS encoding STAS domain-containing protein, with protein MASATSDTRVEQHAHITTVAISGDVDLDNLQGIAEVLTRVLSDPRSSAAVIDLSDLTFADSMLLNQLLKTHVRHHAEGRPLRVAGPLNPGVGRLLQITGADAVLDVVQDVGTALGELDPAER; from the coding sequence ATGGCCTCAGCCACAAGCGACACCCGCGTTGAGCAGCACGCGCACATCACCACGGTGGCGATATCCGGAGATGTGGACCTGGACAACCTCCAGGGGATCGCCGAAGTCCTCACGCGAGTTCTGAGCGACCCGCGCTCCAGTGCCGCCGTGATCGATCTGTCGGATCTCACCTTCGCCGACAGCATGCTGCTCAACCAGCTCCTCAAGACTCACGTGCGCCACCATGCGGAGGGCAGGCCGCTGCGCGTGGCCGGCCCCTTGAACCCCGGCGTCGGCCGTCTGCTGCAGATCACCGGCGCCGACGCGGTCCTTGATGTCGTGCAGGATGTCGGGACCGCCCTGGGCGAGCTCGACCCGGCGGAACGCTGA
- a CDS encoding DNA-formamidopyrimidine glycosylase family protein, whose protein sequence is MPEGDTVWHSAHRLHDALAARVLTRSDLRVPRFATADLTGRTVLDVTPRGKHLLARIEGGLTLHSHLRMEGSWRIYTAGQRWGGGPEHQIRAILANTGFAAVGYRLPVLALIRTEDEPSVVGHLGPDLLGPDWDPVEAVRRLTADPARPLGDALLDQRNLAGIGNVYKAELCFLARATPWLPVGELPPEVPPRLAATARRLLEANKHRPDRRTTTGRATGAAPSAPRQQRLYVYGREGRPCPRCGSPIRRAEPRGQQDRVSYWCPSCQSGPPPHDFRHTP, encoded by the coding sequence ATGCCCGAAGGAGACACGGTCTGGCACAGCGCACACCGCCTGCACGATGCCCTCGCCGCACGCGTCCTCACCCGCTCCGATCTGCGGGTACCCCGCTTCGCGACCGCAGACCTCACCGGACGCACCGTTCTCGATGTCACGCCGCGGGGCAAGCACCTCCTCGCCCGGATCGAGGGCGGTCTCACCCTCCATTCGCATCTGCGCATGGAGGGCTCCTGGCGCATCTACACCGCCGGGCAGCGCTGGGGCGGCGGCCCCGAGCACCAGATCCGGGCCATCCTGGCCAATACCGGCTTCGCCGCCGTCGGCTACCGCCTGCCGGTGCTCGCCCTGATCCGAACCGAGGACGAGCCCAGCGTCGTCGGGCACCTGGGCCCGGATCTGCTCGGGCCCGACTGGGACCCGGTCGAAGCGGTGCGGCGATTGACCGCCGATCCAGCGCGCCCACTCGGCGACGCCCTCCTGGACCAGCGGAACCTGGCAGGCATTGGCAACGTGTACAAAGCGGAGCTGTGCTTCCTGGCCCGTGCCACGCCCTGGCTTCCCGTCGGCGAACTACCGCCCGAGGTGCCGCCCCGGCTCGCGGCCACCGCACGAAGACTCCTGGAGGCGAACAAGCACCGCCCGGACCGGCGTACGACAACGGGGCGGGCGACCGGGGCCGCGCCAAGCGCCCCGAGACAGCAGCGGCTCTACGTGTATGGACGGGAGGGGCGTCCGTGCCCGCGGTGCGGCTCCCCGATCCGGCGCGCGGAGCCGAGGGGGCAGCAGGACCGCGTGTCGTACTGGTGTCCCTCCTGCCAGAGCGGTCCGCCCCCGCACGACTTCCGACACACGCCCTAG
- a CDS encoding SigB/SigF/SigG family RNA polymerase sigma factor, with protein sequence MSITAVHGQTRTAADEVEETLIERAYADPSSVRPKDAREIGRHFFDRLTLLEEGSREYSYVRNVLIEMNLSLVTYAASRFRHRGQQEMDDIVQVGTIGLIKAIDRFELTREVEFTSFAIPYITGEIKRFFRDTSWAVHVPRRLQEARIELSKATEELRTRLGRSPSTAELAELMQLDPAEVAEAQRASNGYNSVSLDATVNSLGDESDTLLADFVGRTEDRFELVENFHSLAPLIAGLDERDRRLIHLRFVEERTQQDIADEIGCSQMHVSRLIARIVAKLRTGLMTTD encoded by the coding sequence ATGAGCATCACGGCAGTGCACGGTCAGACGCGTACCGCGGCCGACGAGGTCGAGGAAACGCTGATCGAGCGTGCGTATGCCGATCCTTCCTCGGTGCGGCCCAAGGATGCGCGGGAGATCGGACGGCACTTCTTCGACCGGCTCACCCTGCTCGAGGAAGGCAGTCGCGAGTACAGCTATGTGCGCAACGTGCTGATCGAGATGAACCTCTCCCTGGTGACGTACGCGGCCTCCCGGTTCAGGCATCGCGGACAGCAGGAGATGGACGACATAGTCCAGGTCGGCACGATCGGCTTGATCAAGGCGATCGACCGATTCGAGCTGACCCGCGAAGTCGAGTTCACCTCGTTCGCCATCCCGTACATCACCGGCGAGATCAAGCGCTTCTTCCGCGACACCTCGTGGGCAGTGCACGTCCCACGTCGGTTGCAGGAAGCCCGCATCGAGCTGTCCAAGGCGACGGAGGAACTGCGCACGCGCCTGGGCCGTTCACCCTCCACCGCCGAGCTGGCCGAGCTGATGCAGCTCGACCCCGCGGAAGTCGCGGAAGCACAGAGGGCATCCAACGGATACAACAGCGTCTCACTGGATGCCACGGTCAACAGCCTTGGCGACGAGTCGGACACCCTGCTCGCCGACTTCGTCGGGCGTACCGAGGATCGGTTCGAACTCGTGGAGAACTTCCACTCCCTGGCCCCGCTCATCGCGGGCCTGGACGAACGCGATCGCCGCCTGATTCACCTGCGCTTCGTCGAGGAACGGACCCAGCAGGACATCGCCGACGAGATCGGCTGCTCGCAGATGCATGTCTCCCGCCTCATCGCCCGAATCGTGGCCAAGCTCCGCACGGGCCTGATGACGACCGACTAG
- a CDS encoding STAS domain-containing protein — MTDRTLTATLLSHASGATVLTLAGEVDHHTAPQFYAAMDQAPFTPETPVVIDLADLAYCDSTGITALISAYNRAQDTHSRLIFTDPHRDLMHLLRIVGLDQLFTFRPTVTDALEALRSPTEA; from the coding sequence GTGACCGACCGCACCCTGACCGCCACCCTGCTGTCCCACGCCTCGGGAGCCACCGTACTGACCTTGGCGGGCGAAGTGGACCACCACACAGCCCCGCAATTCTACGCAGCCATGGACCAGGCGCCCTTCACCCCCGAAACCCCGGTGGTCATCGACCTGGCGGACCTCGCATACTGCGACTCCACCGGCATCACGGCTCTGATATCGGCCTACAACCGTGCCCAGGACACCCACAGTCGCCTGATCTTCACGGACCCCCACCGCGACCTGATGCACCTGCTCCGCATCGTCGGCCTGGACCAGCTCTTCACGTTCCGTCCGACGGTGACGGACGCACTGGAGGCGCTGCGCTCCCCCACCGAGGCCTAG